The Chamaesiphon minutus PCC 6605 DNA window GATCAGCCCTGCAACTAATTCAAGTTGGCGTTGGAGTATTCCTGCCGTAGGCACAACCTTTCCTCTTAATTTGGTGTCAATTAATTTTCTGGAGATAGCTAATGATTGAGCCAGCAACAGCGATACAGGAACCAGATCGTTCGACACAAAAGGCTCCTCACTGTCGATTTTGTGGGACTGAGTTGCGCCATACCTTAGTCGATTTGGGGATGTCACCACTATGCGAGAGCTTTGTGAGTCTCGATCGACTCAATCGGATGGAGGCATTTTATCCGCTACATGTGCGGGTCTGCGATCGCTGTTTTTTGGTGCAATTAGAAGCATATGTTAGCCCGGAGCATATCTTTAGGGAATATGCCTATTTTTCGTCTTATGCGGATTCGTGGTTGGCTCAGTGTAAAGCGTATACCGATCTGGTAGTCGATCGATTCGGTTTGAATGAAACCAGTCAGGTAGTCGAACTTGCCAGCAATGATGGCTATCTCCTGCAATACTTTATCGAGAAAAATATCGCGGTGTTAGGTGTCGAACCAGCGACGAATATTGCCAAAGTAGCGATTGCGAAAGGTATTCCTACCCTCAATGAATTCTTTGGGCAGGAGTGCGCTCGTAAATTAGTTACTAACGGAATGCAGGCAGATCTGATCGCCGCCAATAATGTGTTGGCGCATGTGCCAGAGTTGAATGACTTTGTCGCAGGCATTAAGATCTTGCTCGCGCCCCAAGGTATCTTCACTGGCGAGATTCAACATCTGGTCGAATTGATGGCAAAGAATCAATTCGATACAATTTACCACGAACACTTTTGCTACCATACCTTCACTACTCTGGAAAAAATCTTTGCAGTGCATGGGATGACTCTGTTTGATGTAGAGCAGTTACCTACTCATGGTGGCTCGTTACGAATCTATGCTTGCCATGCCGATAACTCATCGCAACTCGTAAGCGATCGCGCCATCGCGCTCAGGGAGAGCGAGCGAGCGGCTGGGTTTACGTCGATCGAGCGGTACACCAACTTTGAAGAACGGGTACGCGAAACCAAGCGCAAGATCCTCGAATTTCTAATCGCCGCCAAGCGAGCGGGTAAGACTGTGGTGGGTTATGGCGCACCAGGCAAAGGGAACACATTGCTCAATTACTGCGGCATTCGCACTGATTTTCTGGACTACACGGTCGATCGTAACCCTTATAAACACGGGAAATTCTTGCCTGGAACCCATATTCCCATCTACCCAACTAGCAAAATTCAGGAAACGAAACCCGATTACGTCCTGATCCTGCCTTGGAACTTCAAAGATGAAATTATGACCCAAATGAGTGTTATCCACGACTGGGGCGGTAAATTTGTCGTACCAATCCCTGAATTAACCGTTTATTCCTAAAAATGAATGATTTTCACCGAAACAGATCTCCGAGGTGCATATACAATCGAACCGGAAAAACTGGCAGACGATCGCGGCTTTTTTGCACGGACATGGTGTCAACAAGAATTTAGCGATCGCGGACTCGATCCCAACTTAGTTCAATCGAGTGTTTCTTTCAATCACCACCAGGGAACGCTCCGGGGAATGCATTTACAACTACCGCCAGCGGCAGAAGTGAAGCTCGTTCGCTGTACGCGGGGTGCGATTTATGATGTCATTGTGGATCTGCGGTTAAATTCGCCCACCTATTTGCAGTGGACGGGGGTCAAACTGACTGCTGACAACCGTACAGCTTTATATATCCCCCAAGGGTTTGCCCACGGATTTCAAACGCTCGAAGACAATACCGAAGTCTTTTATCAGATATCTGAGTTTTATAATCCAGATTTAGCGCGTGGTTTTCGCTGGAACGATCCGATCGTTAAGATTGATTGGCCGATCGAAGTAACTACAATTTCCGATCGCGATCGATCGTATTCTGACTACATGCCAGAGTCGTTTTCAACATTACAGCTCGATCGGCCGCTCGACATTCAAAGTACATCCGCCCTTACCGATCTCGTTCTGGTGGACTCTACTCGATCGATTGGATCGATCGAATTGCATGATTCACCACTAGTTGGTGTAGAGATGTATGAATTAATTTCTAAACTATATCCAATTTGCCGCAGTATTACAGGTGATGGCGTCCGCAAAACATTACATATTCTCCAGCAATTTATCCCATTAGAACTGCATGAGGTACCAACAGGTACCGCCGTATTTGATTGGGCTGTGCCCAAAGAGTGGAATATTAATGATGCCTATGTCATCGATCCTCAAGGGCAAAAAGTAATTGACTTTCAAAAGTCAAATTTACATGTGCTTAATTACAGCATTCCGATCGATACCAAGATGCCGCTGAGTGAATTGAAAGAGCATCTATTTTCCCTGCCAGATCGACCGGATTGGATTCCCTACCGGACTTCTTACTATCAAGAAAACTGGGGATTCTGTTTGAGCCACAATGCACTGGAGCAATTACAAGATGGCGAATATAAGGTGTATATTAATTCCTCCCTAGCACCTGGCTCTCTCACTTATGGAGAGTATTATCTGCCAGGAGCAACCAGCGATGAAATCTTATTTTCCTGCCACATCTGCCATCCATCTTTGTGTAATGACAACCTATCAGGTATAGGATTGGCAACATTTTTAGCAAAACATCTTGAGGAAAACCCACACCGCTATTCCTATCGATTTTTATTTGTTCCTGGCACGATCGGCTCGATTACCTGGTTGAGTTTAAATTGCGATCGAGTCGATCGAATCAAACATGGTTTGGTCATATCTGGTGTGGGCGATCCGGGACGATTAACTTATAAAAAAAGTCGTCGTGGCGATGCCGAAATCGATCGAGCCGTTGCCCATATCTTACAACATTCGGGACGAGAATACGCGATCGAAGATTTTTTCCCCTATGGCTATGACGAACGCCAGTATTGTTCGCCAGGATTTAACTTACCAGTCGGTAGCCTGACGAGAACGCCATTCAATCGTTATCCCGAATACCATACCTCAGCCGATAATCTCGATTTTATTCAGCAGACAGCTTTAGCTGATTCGTTAGAACAATATCTCGCTGTTATCGACATTTTGGAAAACAATTACACTTATCTCAATACCAATCCCCACTGCGAACCCCAACTGGGTAAACGGGGACTGTATGGCAACTTTGGGGGCAAGAAAAGTACCAAGACTAGGGAAATGGCGATGCTGTGGGTGCTTAATTTAGCCGATGGGGGCAACTCGCTATTAGAAATTGCCGATCGTGCTAATCTGCCATTTTCTGTGCTTCACGAAGCTGCTGTCGATTTAGTCGCGAGCGGACTATTATCAGAAATCAAACCAACCCTAACTAAGTAGCACTATTATGAAAGTCGTTCTATTTTGCGGTGGACTAGGAACTCGATTGAGAGAGTATTCTGAGACAATTCCCAAACCGATGGTGGAAATTGGTTATCGACCGATTATCTGGCATTTGATGCGCTATTATGCCCACTTTGGTCACAAGGATTTTATTCTTTGCTTAGGCTATCGGGGCGATTATATTAGAAACTATTTTATCAACTACAATGAGTGCTTGTCTAATGATTTCGTGCTTTCTCAAGGTGGCCGAAACATTCAATTATATAATAATGACATCGAAGATTGGACGATTACTTTTGTCGATACTGGATTAAACACAAATATCGGGCAAAGACTAGTTGCGGTCAAAAGTTATCTCCAAGATGATAATGTTTTCCTGGCTAATTATGCTGATGGACTCAGCGATCTCGACCTGAATCTCTATCTCGATCGCTTCTACAAACAGGATAAAATTGCTAGTTTCTTGTGCGTTCAACCATCCCAATCTTTTCATGTTGTATCGGTAGATAATGATTCTCTCGTCCAGAGCATCGAGCCAGCGACAGATGCCAATCTTTGGATTAACGGTGGTTTCTTTGCCTTGAAAAAAGAGATATTTGATTATATTAAACCTGGTGAAGAATTAGTAATCGAACCTTTTCAGCGGCTCATCGATCGCAAACAACTGATCGGTTATCGAAATCCTGGTTTCTGGGCTTGTATGGATACACTCAAAGAAAAAATTACATTTGACGAAATGTATGCCAAAGGGGAAATGCCCTGGAATGTTTGGAATACTTCAGATAAGATCCACTCACATCAAATATTAAAAGGTGGCGTTCCTGGATTCAGGCATGAAAAGCTAGCGATGGGAGTGGGAGAAAAAGATCCACAAACAGAAAGTTATACCTAAAATTAGCAAGAAAAAGTTACAACTTATGTTTAAATTCAAATTCGGTGATGGCGATGCGCTTGGGCAAGTTTTGTGTATTGGCGCACATAGCGATGATATTGAGATCGGCTGCGGCGGTACTCTGCTGAAACTAATCGATTTATATCCCAATTTGACTATTTACTGGGTGGTCTTAGGAGCTAGCGGTCAACGAGAGCAGGAAGCTGTTGCTAGTGCTCATAAGTTAATGAAAGATATTAAGCACAAGCATGTTACTGTCAAAGGCTTTCGTGATGGTTTTTTTCCCTATCAGGGGATGGAGATCAAGGAGTACTTTGAGAAACTCAAACATGAAGTTGCACCCGACTTAATTCTGACCCACTATCGCGACGATCGCCACCAAGATCATCGATCGATTTCTGACTTGACCTGGAATACATTTAGAGA harbors:
- a CDS encoding class I SAM-dependent methyltransferase gives rise to the protein MIEPATAIQEPDRSTQKAPHCRFCGTELRHTLVDLGMSPLCESFVSLDRLNRMEAFYPLHVRVCDRCFLVQLEAYVSPEHIFREYAYFSSYADSWLAQCKAYTDLVVDRFGLNETSQVVELASNDGYLLQYFIEKNIAVLGVEPATNIAKVAIAKGIPTLNEFFGQECARKLVTNGMQADLIAANNVLAHVPELNDFVAGIKILLAPQGIFTGEIQHLVELMAKNQFDTIYHEHFCYHTFTTLEKIFAVHGMTLFDVEQLPTHGGSLRIYACHADNSSQLVSDRAIALRESERAAGFTSIERYTNFEERVRETKRKILEFLIAAKRAGKTVVGYGAPGKGNTLLNYCGIRTDFLDYTVDRNPYKHGKFLPGTHIPIYPTSKIQETKPDYVLILPWNFKDEIMTQMSVIHDWGGKFVVPIPELTVYS
- a CDS encoding DUF4910 domain-containing protein; this translates as MYELISKLYPICRSITGDGVRKTLHILQQFIPLELHEVPTGTAVFDWAVPKEWNINDAYVIDPQGQKVIDFQKSNLHVLNYSIPIDTKMPLSELKEHLFSLPDRPDWIPYRTSYYQENWGFCLSHNALEQLQDGEYKVYINSSLAPGSLTYGEYYLPGATSDEILFSCHICHPSLCNDNLSGIGLATFLAKHLEENPHRYSYRFLFVPGTIGSITWLSLNCDRVDRIKHGLVISGVGDPGRLTYKKSRRGDAEIDRAVAHILQHSGREYAIEDFFPYGYDERQYCSPGFNLPVGSLTRTPFNRYPEYHTSADNLDFIQQTALADSLEQYLAVIDILENNYTYLNTNPHCEPQLGKRGLYGNFGGKKSTKTREMAMLWVLNLADGGNSLLEIADRANLPFSVLHEAAVDLVASGLLSEIKPTLTK
- a CDS encoding glucose-1-phosphate cytidylyltransferase produces the protein MKVVLFCGGLGTRLREYSETIPKPMVEIGYRPIIWHLMRYYAHFGHKDFILCLGYRGDYIRNYFINYNECLSNDFVLSQGGRNIQLYNNDIEDWTITFVDTGLNTNIGQRLVAVKSYLQDDNVFLANYADGLSDLDLNLYLDRFYKQDKIASFLCVQPSQSFHVVSVDNDSLVQSIEPATDANLWINGGFFALKKEIFDYIKPGEELVIEPFQRLIDRKQLIGYRNPGFWACMDTLKEKITFDEMYAKGEMPWNVWNTSDKIHSHQILKGGVPGFRHEKLAMGVGEKDPQTESYT
- a CDS encoding PIG-L deacetylase family protein yields the protein MFKFKFGDGDALGQVLCIGAHSDDIEIGCGGTLLKLIDLYPNLTIYWVVLGASGQREQEAVASAHKLMKDIKHKHVTVKGFRDGFFPYQGMEIKEYFEKLKHEVAPDLILTHYRDDRHQDHRSISDLTWNTFRDHLIWEYEIPKYDGDLGSPNIFVHLDEVICRRKIDHLFEHFGTQSNKVWFTEDTFSSILRMRGIESNAPDRYAEAFYCRKVVI